The window CGAGAGTTCGCTGGGAAGCTCCAAGTGATTGTGTAGTCATTAAATCGAAGCAGACTGCTTTGAAGATGAACCAGGATTGTGTGAGCAATTTAGTTTAGGCTACTGGGCGCCGAAATTGAGACGAATACCGTACGTACTAATTGAGACAGTGCGAGTACTGAGCGGTAGGAACAACCAAGAAAGATGAGATTGGCATATGAAAAACCTGAAAGAAAGACAGTaggttgtatttagatttTACAGAAGTGTGCATGTAATGATGAATTAAATTGATCTAGCCCTATGAGTCACTGAACAATTTGTACAGTGGCACAGAATCTTCCAATTACTGACAAGAGGCACGACATCCAGTTTACACCATCATGCTAATTGATAGTAAGAAGTATATCTGTATGTCTCCTGTACAGCACAGAGATCCCTTGTTAAAGTCAGCATTGTTGGTAGAATTAATTAGTTTTATTTCTCATGAATTGGAGGAGAATCAATTCTAGACAATGCCAACATCCTGCTGTTTGCAGTATGCAGAACACACACATCTAGGCAGACGCCAGAGAATCCTGAGTGTTCAGTGATGCAGTGTTGTCAAGTATTTCCTGGCAACACCCACAATGATGACCAGAGgtcagcaacaacaactacatgtagttgtacagCTAGACATATTTCCACTACATGACTTGTAATATCAGCCTAAACTGTTTAATACCACGATAAATCAAGTAGCTGTTCGTTTTTCTCGTCATCGGGTGCTACCAGCGATGGCGTCTCAGTGGCAAAGCTAGACAGCTCCAGCTATTCTACGGCTTTGCTTTTGTCGTCTGCCGAGCCATTCTCTACATCAAAAGTATCTACTCCATACGATTCTGAAGGTTCTACGCACACAGACCGTTTCAAACCGTCATTCAACGACGATTCCGGAGGCTGATATAACCGTAAATAACGGTTTTTTGCGCGCTAACGATTGTATCTCGTGACGAATGTGAATATAAAATACTAAAGTttgaatttaatatttagGAATTCAATGTCTACCTCTTAGCGATCCCGaacatggtacagtacagttgagCTCAGAACAAAGGTTTGTAGATGATACGGCAGTTTACAGCTGCCATTCCGGTTATGATCTAAATATGGATAAAAAGATTCAAAGATTTACTCGAACTTGCTTACAACTCGATAACCCTCACGAATGCAAAGGAACGTGGAGCGAAAAATCGCCATGTTGTATACGTACGTCCTGTTTGTGTTAATCTTGTGACACTAATAACAGACTTGTATTACAATAGCAAGGTCGTGTCCGGATCCTAACAATTCTAACTTCAGAAATGGAAGTATACAGGGAAATGCGTATTTCTACCCCGAAACTATCTCACTAAATTGCGCGGAAGGTCACGAGCTGGTCGGCGGAGGATCCTATTTTCGGTGCAATCAAAGTGGTCAGTGGCATGAAATATCAAAACCCAGTGACGAGGCATTACAACAAGCCACTGATAGAATAAACTCGGAACTTAAAAAATTGAAAGCCTGCATATCATCAAGTTCAAATTCAATCAAGACAAGGCACTTTCCTACCAAAGTGACACAATTTCCCACCTGTCAATGTAAGAATATAACAATTTACGCATTAACTTAGTATATATATTGAGTGCATTGTACCTTTTAGCTAAATATTGCAGGAAACCTGTTGTTaacagtcactgttctctgGTTTCAAGGAGTTTCCATTACCCAAACAAAGTGATGTTTGACCGCAACTATGGATACTGCGTTGTTGGCAGTAACAGCTCTGAATGCAATTCACAAGGACTTTGGTCAAAAGCGTCACCAACCTGCGAACGTAAGATATAAATTTTGATTGACTAAGCAAACCGTTTGAATAAAAGTTAGAAAATTGGCGCAAACAAACTGCTTCTGACTGAACCACATTGTTACGTAAAGATGTAAATTTGTGATTGGGCCTAACGCGTGTTAACAGGCATAATTAACTTGAAACTATGCGCGTCCAAGAGATTAGTTTTTCAAAACTGACAAATCAAGTAAAGAAATAATTTGCTTAAACCATTATCATAACTAAAAAATTGCTTCAGTAATTTAGTTTGGGTACGTAATTCTATATGTCATTGCCTGGAAATTTTCCTTCTTTTTTTTACTATTAGTTAGATCATAACCCTGAGCAGCAAAGACGGTCTAGAGGCCCACTGACATGctaaaatcaaaaattattataaaaGTTTATATAATAATTGTAAAGGCGTACATATACCGGAAAAAacaattttagatttttaaagTAATGTTTCTATAATATATTGGCACCGTAATGTGCTTCTGGGTTATCGCATCCGGTTTCGAGGACCAGATTCGGGGCGTGTACATATGTCATGCGAAGTGAGAACGAAAGTCGCGTTAGCGCAAGTGAAATAGGTAGTAGTAGTTGTATTTAAACTTTACagaagtgtacatgtagtgatGAATTAATCAGATTGATCTAGCTCTATGAGTCACTGAACAATTCGTACAGTAGGACAGAATCTTCGAACTGCTGACAACAGGCATGAGTTTACACTATCGTGCTTAATGATAGTAAGAAGTATTTCTGTATATCTCCTGGGCAGCACAGAAATCCATTGTTGAGGTCAGCATTTTTGATAGAACTAATTTGTGTTGATTCTCATGAATTGGAGGGGATCAGTTCAAGGCAATGCCATAGTCCTGctgtctgcagtctgcagaaCCAACACATCTAGGCAGACGCCACAAAATCCTGAGTGTTCAGTGATGCAGTTTGTCAAGTATGTCCTGGCAACACCCACAATGATGACCAGAtgtcagcaacaacaaatacatgtaGTTGTACACCTAAACAAAATTTCACTACATGACTTGTAAATAGCAGCTTAAACTGCTCAATACCACAATAAATCTAGTGGTCGTTCGTTTTGCTCGTCTTCGGGTGCTACCAGCGATGGCGTCTTAGTGGCGACAGGCTCAAAGCTAGACAGCTCCACCAATTCTGCGGCTTCACTTTTGTCGTCTTCCGACCATCCACATCACCAGTATCTACTCCATACGATACTGAAGGTTCTACGCACACAGACCGTTTCAAACCGTCATGCAATGACGATTCGGGAGTCTGACGTAGCCGCAAACAATGGTGTTTTGCACGCTAACGATTGCACCTCGTGAAGAATGTGATCAAGCAAAGCTTTCTTGAGATCATATCCGTCTTCATCACTAGAGCCACTTGCTCTGTCGCGTTCATTGACTGAGCTAGTCATCGAAACGTTTTGCGCTAACGCGACATCCGTTCTCACAATTACGTCGTATGTAGAGCACCGTCGCTGTTATCAGaccaccatcaatcatcggacagccgagcaagaagtaaacgaagtaagactaaGTGCTGCTGAAGCCCACTGTAAGAAgaattagtaaagactgtgattccagacgcgggacttccaaaggcttggaacggttatgctaggacggtaaacatgatccttctctgcgaccccgttcatcgAACACCACCATTTCATCGAACACGACCTCCCCATGAAAAATACCCtaaggcaattctgcaactttgcacctgagataggtttattGGTAACAAGCTAACAATATAACTGTCTCCGTTTGATACTCTTCAGgagagattgcgcatgctcattgagtcgaggtaacgcccctttcgtcgtATAGTAGGTTTTtcctttgcagcagcagtctgcagatATAATGttatgagagagagagagagagttgaaAGGAAATATCGTGTGGCCAACATTCATTTGTCCTTTTTTGGACTCAGAAACGGTTATTAACGGAAATTGCTGAATATTCtatgctgacaagctcactctaTTGGCATCTACTAACCCTCCGGTAATGTCTAGTCTTCCTAACGTACGAATTGCAACTTCTGAGTGTCTAGCAGTACAACTGCATggacaggcttgatgcacacgGATGTAGTAGAagattcacgtcatccatgttcgagctttgcgACGAACACATTCTTCAAATTGGCACAGCAACAGCCCGTGCTTTCCTTTTAAGGACCATAAATTGGTATTTGTCTATGAATAGAACGTGTGCAGAAGTTTCTATCtccttttgatatcaaccatgGCATGACCTTGCACTGTCACAacgtgcagcacgtcatcgttggtaaAACTAGCTGTACTGAACGCAGAAACTTTGACTAcaatcagagcagctagaaccttcacctATGCTTCTactaggtaaagttgaattagattacgtcaagtccttgtGAACGCTACGCGACGACTTTCTTTGACAAGGGTTAAAAAGAGCggtttagcacttcaatcgtACCCTATCATTGGTTTCGGTTGTCGTTTTCTTggttgaacggctagttcgtccaagcgacatcttttacacgtcctagtggggACGTGGTTTTAcgagaaatgactcagaattgccgtCAATTCTCTAGGCGAGCGTTCTTAGTTCTGCGGCTTTTTATATAACTGAATTTAGTCAGCTGCAGTcatttgaaacctagagctggTGCCGAGAAGGTAGCAAGTCAAGAAAATGGGGGTCCGAAGATTGGCGCCGTTACCATGAGCGTTTTACAGACACTgactcatacagatcttggctgacatgcagggtaacaacgcgatttgtaggtaaagagttttTGATTAGtgatatataagtaactagcCTCAAAGATGCGTGTGAGCAATTTAAACGCTAttgtccggtgaacgatgcgttgCTTCGATGAACgaggtatgcaaggctccgcacaggtttcaatctcactctaagcagagaagaggcaCAATGCTTTCTTTTGGTCTGGTCAATTACAAgttggatacctacatttatgatgtggtagggactgcgttcaaaaacggataaccgagaactcgcgtccggaatatgatcgtgtccgaggaacggggccgTGCCCTACATGCCCCGAATCTACTGCTCGAAACCAAATGCGATAAACCGAAAGCAATTTACAGTGCAATTTCCCTATATAAATCTTGCTTTTTAAAATCTAAGAATTATTTTTCCGGGTATGTACACCATTAGAACTATCATATAaaaagttaattaagatattttttgattttttatgTCTGTGGCcctttaaaatatattatatttctatataATATAAGCTAAAGCCGACGCCTTTAAGCAAATAGTAAATATACATTTTTAAAAGTGTTTTGTCTAAAGCCTCACGTGCCAGACGGCTTCCGCAGATTCTGACATATTATTGCTCTAGGTATACAATGTCCGTCTCTTACATCTATAAGAAACGGCGGCTTTGTCCTGAATAAAGACAACAGATATGTAGACACCAAAGCGCGCTACACCTGCAACAGAGGCTACGATCTCTTGATGGATGCAAAGAGGTCATCTTACGACCGGCAATGCCGTCAAGCTAGAGACATGAAAAGATGTGAAGGATACTGGAGCGGAAGAAAACCGTGCTGCATACGTAAGTTTTATATCCGAAGTAACAATACAATAACCAATTCATTTCTATATTAGCAAGATCTTGTCCGAATCCTAAACCATTTGTGAACGGAACGGTTATTGGAGATAATTTCTTTTTTCCGGAAACAATTTCAATCAGCTGTGATGTCGGCCACGAATTGACAAAATATGGACCAGTTTATCAATGCAATGAAACAGGGTCTTGGGTTCCTCTATCCGGTCCATTGCCAAAATGGCATAAACCCAATAATTTGCGGACTACAGCAAAACTGCAGCTAGTCCAAACTTGTCTAAGAAGAAATAGCATTCAAACGAAAAATTTCGGAAATTTTGAACTAAATTTTGCAAGATGCGAACGTAAGAACAGTGCACGTTTCTAAAACAATTTTATACTGGATGGCGTGTTTAGCGGTCGGCTGCGGAAAACCTAAAATTCCTGTGAATGGACAATGTTCAGGATGTTACTATCAGTTTAATGGAGTTGCGCGATATACATGCAATCCGGGATACTGCATAGTTGGACCAAACAAAACTCAATGTAACTCATTAGGACAATGGTCGAATAAGGCACCCATCTGCAAAAGTAAGTATGGTATTAAAATTGATATATAAAATACTAAAGTttgaatttaatatttagGAATTCAATGTCCACCTCTTAGCGATCCCGaaca of the Corticium candelabrum chromosome 2, ooCorCand1.1, whole genome shotgun sequence genome contains:
- the LOC134176488 gene encoding sushi, von Willebrand factor type A, EGF and pentraxin domain-containing protein 1-like yields the protein MDKKIQAFTRICLQPDNPHEYNGTWSEKPACSRSCPDPYNSNFRNGSIQGNAYFYPETISLNCAEGHELVGGGSYYQCNQSGQWQEISKPSDEALQQANERINSELEKVKACISPKSNSIKTRHFPTKVTQFPTCQPKYCMKPVVNSHCTLVSRSFHYPNKVMFDRNYGYCVVGSNSSQCNSQGLWSKASPTCERIQCLPLSDPEHGTVQLSSEQRFVDDTAVYSCHSGYDLNMDKKIQRFTRTCLQLDNPHECKGTWSEKSPCSRSCPDPNNSNFRNGSIQGNAYFYPETISLNCAEGHELVGGGSYFRCNQSGQWHEISKPSDEALQQATDRINSELKKLKACISSSSNSIKTRHFPTKVTQFPTCQSKYCRKPVVNSHCSLVSRSFHYPNKVMFDRNYGYCVVGSNSSECNSQGLWSKASPTCERIQCPSLTSIRNGGFVLNKDNRYVDTKARYTCNRGYDLLMDAKRSSYDRQCRQARDMKRCEGYWSGRKPCCIPRSCPNPKPFVNGTVIGDNFFFPETISISCDVGHELTKYGPVYQCNETGSWVPLSGPLPKWHKPNNLRTTAKLQLVQTCLRRNSIQTKNFGNFELNFARCERKNSARF